The stretch of DNA GATCTCGCCCCAACCTTGCACGGCCACGTAGCCATCTTTTGCGTCAATGCCAACTACAACTCTATAATTTTCAGCCATTTTTGCTGTAAATTCTGGATCTCTAAGAGCAACTGAGCCAAGGATCACTCTGCTAACTCCAAGGTCTAAATAGCGTTTTATTCGCTCTTCATCTCTTATGCCACCACCCACTTGGACGCTTAAATTTGTAGCCTTTGTAATCTTTTCAATTGTTTTAAAATTTATCGTCTCTCCAACAAATGCACCATCCAAATCAACCACATGAAGCCATTTTGCGCCATAATCTTCAAATTTCTTAGCAAGTTCACTTGGCTCGTTGCTATAAATTTTTGCACTTTGCATAAGACCTTTGCTAAGTCTAACTGCTTGCCCCTCTTTTAGATCTATCGCTGGAAAAATTTCCATCATAACCTCGCAAAATTCTCTAAAATTTTAAGTCCAGCTTCATGACTTTTTTCTGGATGAGGCTGAAAGCCAAAGATATTTTCATGCCAAACCGCACTTGTAAATTCATATCCATAA from Campylobacter concisus encodes:
- the hisA gene encoding 1-(5-phosphoribosyl)-5-[(5-phosphoribosylamino)methylideneamino]imidazole-4-carboxamide isomerase, whose protein sequence is MEIFPAIDLKEGQAVRLSKGLMQSAKIYSNEPSELAKKFEDYGAKWLHVVDLDGAFVGETINFKTIEKITKATNLSVQVGGGIRDEERIKRYLDLGVSRVILGSVALRDPEFTAKMAENYRVVVGIDAKDGYVAVQGWGEISNIKAVDLARKFADVGVEAVICTDINKDGMLGGVNIEFSLQIARNSKLETIASGGVSDINDVLILKATNEISGVIVGKAYYEGLLDLKEAFKLLR